The proteins below come from a single Treponema phagedenis genomic window:
- a CDS encoding glycogen/starch/alpha-glucan phosphorylase produces the protein MNLTKEELQNSVIRKLKRNFSKDISQASQRELYDALASTIAEQLQTNWMATRKLHAKEKIRQMYYFSAEFLMGRALSNNLINSGLKQIVVDLLNELPFGEYTDIEEEEPDAGLGNGGLGRLAACFLDSLATLDYPGHGYGIRYRYGMFEQRIENGEQVEYPDKWLAFRDPWEVRHAELAVKVYFGGQSVCRQGDDGRLYYSLEGAEEIIATPYDMPIVGYNTKTINTLRLWEASSRDGFDLQLFNNMEYAAAVAKENAAEDISRVLYPNDSGPSGKTLRLKQQYFFSSASLQDILRSFVHKHGNDFSKFPEYTVIQLNDTHPVVAIPELMRLLIDEYYLDWDVAWEIVTKTFAYTNHTILSEALEKWPIEIFQTLLPRVYQIVEEINRRFLTLLREKYQGNWQKQNEMSIIGGGKIRMAWLAIVGSFSVNGVAALHTEILKTKELADWYNLYPEKFNNKTNGVTQRRWLLSANPSLAEFITKHIGTDWILNLSELKKLEPLADNEDALKELIAIKHSNKKRLADYLKKTQSIVISPDSIFDVQIKRLHEYKRQLLNILYVMTEYNKIIENPNYEPFPKTIIFGAKAASGYRRAKMIIKLINTVADRVNNDHRVKGRLQVVFVENYRVSAAEKIFPAADVSEQISTAGKEASGTGNMKFMMNGAITLGTMDGANIEIVEEAGAHNAFIFGLTSEQIAEINQKNHYSPHEYLNKNPALAKAVNQLIDGTYTAPHENTFRELHDSLLYGVEGQRPDVYYVLADFDSYAKAHKDIEEVYRDPIKWARMCMLNIARSGKFSSDRTIEDYVQDIWKLKKIHID, from the coding sequence ATGAATTTGACAAAAGAAGAGTTGCAGAATTCCGTTATCAGAAAGCTTAAGAGAAATTTCAGTAAGGACATTTCTCAGGCAAGTCAACGGGAACTGTACGATGCTCTTGCAAGTACTATTGCCGAGCAGCTTCAAACAAATTGGATGGCAACGAGAAAGCTTCATGCAAAAGAAAAGATACGGCAAATGTATTATTTTTCCGCAGAATTTCTTATGGGTAGAGCGCTTTCAAATAACTTAATAAATAGTGGGTTAAAACAAATTGTTGTTGACCTTTTAAATGAGTTGCCTTTTGGCGAATACACTGATATTGAAGAAGAAGAGCCCGATGCGGGATTAGGTAACGGAGGGTTAGGGAGATTGGCGGCGTGTTTTTTGGACTCGCTTGCGACCCTTGACTATCCAGGACACGGATACGGTATTCGATATCGATACGGTATGTTTGAACAGCGTATTGAAAACGGCGAGCAGGTTGAGTATCCCGACAAATGGCTTGCGTTCCGCGACCCGTGGGAAGTGCGACATGCGGAACTTGCCGTTAAAGTATATTTCGGCGGTCAATCGGTGTGCCGACAGGGAGATGACGGCAGACTGTATTACTCCCTTGAGGGGGCTGAAGAAATTATTGCAACGCCCTATGATATGCCTATTGTCGGATATAATACAAAAACAATAAACACACTCCGACTTTGGGAGGCTTCTTCACGAGACGGTTTTGATCTACAACTTTTTAATAATATGGAGTATGCAGCTGCCGTGGCAAAAGAAAACGCAGCTGAAGATATCTCTCGTGTTTTGTACCCGAATGATTCAGGCCCTTCAGGAAAAACACTTCGCTTGAAGCAGCAATACTTTTTTTCTTCCGCGAGTTTACAGGATATATTGCGAAGTTTTGTGCATAAGCACGGAAATGATTTTAGTAAATTCCCTGAGTATACCGTTATTCAATTAAACGACACTCATCCTGTTGTAGCAATTCCCGAACTGATGCGGCTTTTAATAGATGAATATTATCTTGACTGGGATGTCGCGTGGGAAATTGTAACAAAAACTTTTGCATATACCAATCACACAATTCTTTCGGAAGCCTTGGAAAAATGGCCGATAGAAATATTTCAAACTTTATTGCCTCGAGTTTATCAGATTGTGGAAGAAATAAATCGACGCTTTTTAACTTTGCTGCGGGAAAAATATCAGGGTAATTGGCAAAAACAAAATGAAATGTCGATTATTGGCGGAGGTAAAATTCGCATGGCATGGCTTGCTATTGTCGGATCGTTTTCGGTAAACGGAGTTGCGGCATTGCATACGGAAATACTGAAAACAAAAGAGCTTGCGGATTGGTATAATCTTTATCCGGAAAAGTTTAATAATAAAACAAACGGAGTTACACAGCGACGATGGCTTTTATCCGCGAATCCTTCTTTAGCGGAATTTATCACCAAGCATATCGGAACAGATTGGATACTAAATCTTTCAGAGCTTAAAAAGCTGGAGCCGCTTGCTGATAATGAAGACGCATTAAAAGAGCTTATCGCAATTAAGCACAGTAATAAAAAACGTCTTGCGGATTATTTAAAAAAAACACAAAGCATTGTTATTTCTCCTGACTCAATCTTTGATGTGCAAATTAAACGTTTGCATGAATACAAGAGACAACTGCTGAATATTTTGTATGTTATGACGGAGTATAATAAAATCATTGAAAATCCGAATTATGAACCGTTTCCGAAAACTATTATCTTTGGAGCAAAAGCGGCATCCGGATATCGACGAGCAAAAATGATTATAAAACTGATTAACACAGTTGCCGACAGAGTTAATAATGACCACCGTGTAAAAGGAAGATTGCAGGTTGTTTTTGTAGAAAACTATCGGGTATCCGCTGCGGAAAAAATATTTCCTGCAGCCGATGTTTCGGAGCAAATTTCTACCGCGGGAAAAGAAGCTTCAGGTACCGGAAACATGAAGTTCATGATGAATGGAGCTATTACGCTCGGTACTATGGATGGCGCTAATATAGAAATTGTTGAAGAAGCGGGGGCGCATAATGCTTTTATATTCGGTTTAACTTCAGAACAAATTGCCGAAATCAATCAGAAAAACCATTATAGCCCGCACGAATACCTCAATAAAAATCCCGCATTGGCAAAGGCTGTCAATCAACTTATCGACGGAACTTACACCGCCCCGCATGAGAACACCTTTAGAGAATTGCACGATTCTTTGCTCTACGGAGTTGAAGGACAACGCCCCGACGTGTACTATGTTCTTGCCGATTTTGACTCTTACGCCAAAGCGCATAAGGATATTGAAGAAGTATACCGCGATCCGATAAAATGGGCGCGAATGTGTATGCTCAACATTGCTCGTTCGGGAAAATTCAGCTCGGATAGAACAATTGAAGATTACGTGCAGGATATTTGGAAGCTGAAAAAAATTCATATCGATTAA
- a CDS encoding class II aldolase/adducin family protein codes for MKEISAKEINESIRGLQSGNIAVNLQSIFIKTAENAFITVAPHSSEQEVTASDLQKLNSKQLQRTNNTVFRIFSHHADISAVIACSPKFCAVAASCYKRIPPVLDDMAQIVGVYAEVVELEDQNRILRLFKKNHALIIKNNADGIGAIAAGRDLAQAAAAALILEKSAQVFIEAQYLGGAKALHWFNAKRMNHGYRTKYSKMNTNVRHLSERDYSRKIAADELELRAKIVEMGKRLVRENLMQGTWGNISVRLNNHQMLVTPSGIDYFSLSPYDIVLVDLESLEHEGSLKPTSEKLIHADLLKKNKDINCIIHTHPLHCGAYIAAHKPLIVTAPEIKSILKGNVAIADYAASGTKKLAENILRAIKENSACFMANHGLVVCGSSLEDALKKCRTIEAYARSELDKLLHTGNA; via the coding sequence TTGAAGGAAATAAGCGCAAAAGAAATTAATGAAAGCATTCGGGGTTTGCAGTCGGGAAACATAGCTGTCAATTTACAATCGATTTTTATTAAAACGGCTGAAAATGCTTTTATCACTGTTGCGCCTCATTCCTCTGAACAAGAAGTTACTGCAAGTGATTTACAAAAACTGAATTCAAAACAGCTGCAACGCACAAACAACACAGTGTTCCGAATATTTTCACATCATGCCGACATCAGCGCCGTCATTGCATGTTCTCCGAAATTTTGCGCAGTTGCCGCAAGTTGTTACAAAAGGATTCCGCCCGTTTTAGATGACATGGCGCAAATTGTCGGCGTTTATGCGGAGGTTGTTGAGCTTGAGGATCAGAACCGCATACTCCGTCTCTTTAAAAAAAATCATGCGCTTATAATAAAAAACAACGCGGACGGTATCGGCGCAATTGCCGCCGGACGAGACCTGGCGCAAGCTGCCGCCGCCGCTCTCATACTTGAAAAATCGGCACAGGTTTTTATTGAAGCACAGTATCTCGGCGGCGCAAAAGCCTTACATTGGTTTAATGCAAAACGGATGAATCACGGATACCGCACCAAATATTCAAAAATGAATACGAATGTCCGTCATTTAAGCGAACGCGATTATTCCCGCAAAATTGCCGCCGATGAGCTTGAACTCCGCGCAAAAATTGTGGAAATGGGAAAGCGGCTTGTTCGCGAAAATTTAATGCAGGGAACATGGGGGAATATTTCGGTGCGCCTGAATAATCATCAAATGCTTGTAACGCCTTCGGGAATAGATTATTTCAGTCTTAGCCCTTACGACATTGTTTTGGTAGATTTGGAAAGCTTGGAGCACGAGGGAAGTTTAAAGCCGACATCTGAAAAATTAATTCACGCCGATTTGCTTAAAAAAAACAAGGACATCAACTGCATAATTCACACGCATCCGCTTCATTGCGGGGCATATATTGCGGCACACAAACCGCTTATTGTAACAGCCCCGGAGATTAAAAGCATCTTAAAAGGAAACGTTGCCATCGCCGATTACGCCGCATCCGGAACAAAAAAACTTGCCGAAAATATTTTACGCGCAATAAAAGAAAACAGTGCATGCTTCATGGCAAACCACGGCCTTGTTGTTTGCGGCTCATCCTTGGAAGACGCCCTCAAAAAATGCCGCACAATCGAAGCCTATGCCCGCTCAGAATTGGACAAACTTTTACATACGGGTAACGCATAA